DNA sequence from the Deinococcus malanensis genome:
CGGCCAGATAGACCTCATGCTTGGGGCTGTCGATCTTGTTGGCCACCACAATGACGGGTTTGCCGACACGGCGCAGCCACTCGGCAACCTCGTAGTCGGCGGCGCTGAGGCCCTCGCGGGGGTCGAGCACGAAGACCACAGCCTGCGCACCCTCCATGGCCCACTCGGCCTTCTCGCGGATGGCGGCTTCCCACTCGTCGCCGCTCCACAGGCCGCCGGTGTCGATCAGGGTGATGCGGTGGTTGTGGTACAGCATCAACCCTTCTTTTGCGTCGCGGGTCACCCCGGGAAAGTCGGCCACGACCGCTTCGCGGCGGCCGATCAGGCGGTTAAACAGGCTGGATTTGCCGACGTTCGGTCGGCCGACGATGGCAACTTTATGCATTTGTAGACGCTCCTTTTCGGTGTCGCTTCCGCCCCGCGTCAGGGCCTCGCGCCGATCCTCGCGGTCACGGTGACCGCCTGAGGTACAGACCTGACAGTGTAGCGTGACCGGGTGGGCAGGAGATGAGGTCATGCAGGAGAATCCCGGAGTAGACGACGTGAAGATTCGGGAGGCATGCCAGGACGACCTGCCGGCGCTGTTGGGCCTCTACCGGCAGCTCAGGACCCGGCACCCGCTGGACCTGAAGCCGGCGCATATGCGGGCCTGGAAAGCCATGTGGGCGCAGCCGGGCCTGACCCTGCTGTTGGCCGAGACTGGCGGACGGCCGCTAGGAACCTTGACCCTGGCCCTCATTCCTGGCCTGACCTACGAAGGGCGGCCATCCGGCGTCATCGAGAGTGTGGGGACCGAGGCTGCGGTGCGGGGCCAGGGGGTGGGTCGCCGGTTTCTGACGTAAGCAGAATGTCGGGCCCAGGAGCCAGGGCTTACAAGGTGATGCTGATGACGGGTGCGGGACGGGACGCAGCACGAGCCTTCTGCGAAAAGTGTGGCTGTGACGGCACATCGAAGGTCGCTTTCGAGAAGCGCTGGCTCTCGGAAAAGCTGTCTGAAACCCTCGCAGAATTATGCTTCAAACATAATCTGTGCTATACTCCTCGTATGAAGAGCCTTCCGAACATCCTCGAATTCGGCAACGTCCGGCTTCCCGTGAGCGCGGACGGCCTGATCAACGCCGCCGCCGCGCTGGCCCAGCTGGGCCTCGCCTTTCCCGCCGACTGGGCTGACTTTGCCCGGACCCAGGACCTTCAGAGCTCCGAGCGCGACTTCGGCGCGGGCGCCGAGCCGACCCTTCACCCCGACGAATTCACCCGCCTGGCCTTCGTGCTCGACACCGCTGAGGCCAAGCGCTGGCGCAAGCGCGCCCAGACCCTGCTGTCACGGGCCATGCAGGGCGACGTGCGCCTGAGTGCCCAGATCGCCGAGCGCAACCCCGACCCCGAAGCCCGGCGCTGGCTGGCCGCCCGGTTGGAAAGCACCCATGCCCGGCGCGAACTGCTCAGCACCGTCTCGCGTCACGGCGGCTCGGGACAGGTCTACGGCCAGCTGGGCAGCATCAGCAACCGCAGCGTGCTGGGCACCGACAGCGCGACCATCCGCCGCGAGCGTGGGGTTAAGCAGACCCGCGACGGCCTGAACAGCACCGAACTGCTGCGCATGGCCTACCTGGACACTGCCACGGCGCGCGCCATTCAGGAACACGGCGCGCACGGCAACGCCGCGATCCTGCGCGTGCACGAGCAGGTGGCCCGCCGCGAGCGCCTCGGGTGGGAAATGCCGCTGACCCCCCAGACCGGTTAAGTTCTCTGACCTGTGTCCCTGCCCCTTTGCGGGCAGGGGCCTTCTTTGTTGTACCGGCCCTCATCCGCGCCCGCTAGAATCGCTCGCGTGCCGTCCATCCTGACCCGCTTCGTGCTGCGCGAGGTGCTTCGCTGGTACGCGGCGGGCGCCGCGCTGTTCCTGACCCTGCAGATGACGGACGTGCTCAGCACCACCGTGGCCAAACTGCTGACCTATCACCCTCCGCTGTGGAAGGCGGTGGCGGCCTTTGGCGCGATTCTGCCGACCATTCTGAACCGGACGCTGGTCCTGGCAGTGCCGTTCGCCATTCTGCTGGCTTTTTCGCGCATGCAGCGCGACAGCGAATTCAAGGCCATCCTGGCGGCTGGGGTGCGGCCCCTGAGTCTGGTCTGGCCGCTGCTCCTGCCTTTTGCTCTGGTGG
Encoded proteins:
- a CDS encoding GNAT family N-acetyltransferase, encoding MQENPGVDDVKIREACQDDLPALLGLYRQLRTRHPLDLKPAHMRAWKAMWAQPGLTLLLAETGGRPLGTLTLALIPGLTYEGRPSGVIESVGTEAAVRGQGVGRRFLT
- the ddrC gene encoding DNA damage response protein DdrC, yielding MKSLPNILEFGNVRLPVSADGLINAAAALAQLGLAFPADWADFARTQDLQSSERDFGAGAEPTLHPDEFTRLAFVLDTAEAKRWRKRAQTLLSRAMQGDVRLSAQIAERNPDPEARRWLAARLESTHARRELLSTVSRHGGSGQVYGQLGSISNRSVLGTDSATIRRERGVKQTRDGLNSTELLRMAYLDTATARAIQEHGAHGNAAILRVHEQVARRERLGWEMPLTPQTG